The Pseudorca crassidens isolate mPseCra1 chromosome 3, mPseCra1.hap1, whole genome shotgun sequence genome includes the window CATCTAAATATTCATTGCATTGAATTACTTtagatcttatttttattatccaCTTCATTTTTCTATACTTTGCCCCGTTTAGGTTTGTGAAATGAAAAACTGCAATAAATGTATCTATTTTGAAGCTAAGAAAAAACAAGATCTCTATATGTGGTAAGAGAATGTATTAAATAAGATTAGAGAATATGTGAATATTATTAGCACATTATGGTGTCTTTTAAACTGAATTGGTAGTAAGCTTTTACTACGTTCTAAATTTTAATTAGTTGAaaaagcttttatattttttaggcTTTCAAATTCACCTCACGGACCATCTGCTAAATTCCTTGTTCAAAATAGTAAGTTGACTCAATTTAAGTTTTTGtgagaaaattgaaaataatcttTTGGGATAATCGTGCCAAAGTTATAACTATTTTTGTTGCTGATGTAATTTTTCTAGTTCATACCCTAGCTGAGCTAAAGATGACTGGAAACTGTTTGAAAGGTTCTCGGCCCCTCTTGTCTTTTGATCCTGTAAGTTTCTCATTTAGTGTATGAGGTCTAATTTTCTTACTGTGCATGGTTGTTTTTTGGTGGATATAGTTGTATAATTCAGTTTAGttaatataaaaacacaaacaatttTAAACAAAACTAATGTTGTCAAGTAATATGTTCACTCTATTTTTATAGGCTTTTGATGAATTACCACATTTTGCTTTGTTAAAAGAACTCTTAATTCAGGTAAATATCTTTACTAGAAActatttttagtaaaatattcTAAATGAGTGTCTTCCTTTTAACTTAGCTATCTGAAGCACACATGGTATGTCACAGAATACAGAACTAATGTGTCCTTTTTCCCACTAGATCTTTAGTACACCACGGTATCATCCCAAAAGTCAACCATTTGTGGACCACGTGTTTACGTTCACTATTTTGGATAATAGGATATGGTTTCGGAACTTTCAGGTTAGctttaattaacttttaattatactttgaaataaattaggatatattgtttttatagacatggaaaatgcaaatgataaattcttttcttttcgtTTACATCGTTTTCTTTTCCCCACAGACTTGTAGTAAATAACCTTTATCTCATAACTTACGTTCATGGCTATCAGCTAATATGGTGTATGGATTTTCTAACAAGCCACTATATATTGAGTAAAATATAAGTTTCTCTTCCAAGACGTTAGACTCTACCAGGGGTGAGGTGGGGTTTAAGACTTTGAAAAACATAACCCCTGTAGAAAGCATTCAGTGAGAACTATTAGATGAGTCATACAGTGATTCATCCAGGAGGAGAGGTGATTCTGGAAATCTGTGGAGAGGTGGAAGAGAGCAGCAAGGCAAAATTTCAGACAGCTTATGAAGTAAACTGGGCTCTTTTCTGCATGTTGTTGTTATATTGGATACTTTGCAGTGTGAGTTAAACATATCCCCTTCGTAACCCCTGAGGGCAGGCATACCTTAACCAACTATAGTAATATTTGTAGTTCAGAAGTTGTCTCTTAATTCCACAGTCAGTaaccattcaaaaataaattctgcCAACGTCTTTTTATCTACCTTTTAATCTAATTTGaattaaatgtataaaaacaattTAGGGGTTGATTTAAATTTTGAAAGGGTGCTCCATAGGgtgctttaatccattttgttaTAATGgttgcagttttttaaaattttttatttattttttttgtggtacgcgggctctcactgttgtggcctttcccgttgcggaacacaggctctggacgtgcaggctcagcggccatggctcacgggcccagccgctccacggcatgtgggatcttcccagactggggcacgaacccgtgtcccctgcatcggcaggcggaccctcaaccactgtcaccagggaagcccatggttgcagttttaaatattcatttaaccaCAATTTTTCAAGAAGACACGCGTTGTGAGAAGCAAGATACAGACCAAATTGAAGTGACTCAATTTTAAAAACACGCTGAAAaagcatttatattttcctatgaCAACTACCTGTAACCAGTAATGTATTTCAGAAAGTATTGATGATTTGGCACTTGCCAAGTTTCACTTCCACCTTAACTTCATTGGTTATCAGTTCTTTTAGGCACATTTGTAATGAGGATATAGCCTGTATACATTTTAGGAGGAGTAGTATATCCAAACCAAaatgaaatgtttcctttttattaaagATCATAGAAGAAGATGCTGCTCTTGTAGAAATAGGACCCCGTTTTGTCTTAAATCTCATAAAGATTTTCCAGGGAAGTTTTGGAGGACCAACTTTGTATGAAAATCCTCACTACCAGTCACCAAACATGGTAAGCTGTTTTTGTTCAGTGGTCCTTTATGTCCCAGAACTCTTGGGCCAAAATAATTCTGTCAAGTAACTGTTGTGTTAACTGTGAAACTGAATTTGGTTTTTGCTGCGTACAGTCTtacaaattgcttttttttttgatgacacAGGGTGAAGGGAAGTAGGGTTCATAAGTTAATGTCTTTGCCgtgtataaaatgtttatttttatttcaaaagcacctttaatatttttttgtttctagcATCGGCGTGTCATAAGATCCATCACAGCTGCAAAATACAGAGAGAAACAGCAAGTGAAAGACGTACAGAAGCTGAGAAAGAAAGAACCAAAGACTATTCTTCCCCATGATCCCACTGCAGATGTTTTTGTTATACCAGCTGAGGAAAAGCCGATAGAAATACAGTGGGTAAAACC containing:
- the BRIX1 gene encoding ribosome biogenesis protein BRX1 homolog is translated as MAVAKRKRRGGPAFQAKKLKRNEKDAKTPAKPSDVAEEAAEAERDRIPGPVCKGKWKNKERILIFSSRGINFRTRHLMQDLRMLMPHSKADTKMDRKDKLFVINEVCEMKNCNKCIYFEAKKKQDLYMWLSNSPHGPSAKFLVQNIHTLAELKMTGNCLKGSRPLLSFDPAFDELPHFALLKELLIQIFSTPRYHPKSQPFVDHVFTFTILDNRIWFRNFQIIEEDAALVEIGPRFVLNLIKIFQGSFGGPTLYENPHYQSPNMHRRVIRSITAAKYREKQQVKDVQKLRKKEPKTILPHDPTADVFVIPAEEKPIEIQWVKPEPKVDLKARKKRIYKRQRKMKQKMNSGNAK